Proteins encoded by one window of Luteimonas yindakuii:
- a CDS encoding cob(I)yrinic acid a,c-diamide adenosyltransferase encodes MGNRLSKIYTRTGDDGTTGLGDGSRTRKDSARVNAYGTVDEANSAIGLLLACELPEDVRDLLTAIQHQLFDLGGELCIPGHAAIVDDDIARLEAHLDHHNADLPALKDFILPGGGEPAARCHLARTIVRRAERETVTLSCTEAVRPQAVRYLNRLSDLLFVLARVLARASGHGEVLWRHERRAR; translated from the coding sequence ATGGGCAACCGCCTTTCGAAGATCTACACCCGCACCGGTGACGACGGCACCACCGGGCTGGGCGATGGCAGCCGCACGCGCAAGGATTCGGCGCGCGTCAACGCCTACGGAACCGTCGACGAGGCCAATTCGGCGATCGGCCTGCTGCTGGCCTGCGAACTCCCCGAAGACGTGCGCGACCTGCTCACCGCGATCCAGCACCAACTGTTCGATCTCGGTGGCGAGCTGTGCATCCCCGGCCACGCGGCGATCGTCGACGACGACATCGCGCGGCTGGAAGCGCATCTGGATCACCACAACGCGGACCTGCCGGCGCTGAAGGATTTCATCCTCCCCGGTGGCGGCGAGCCGGCCGCGCGCTGCCATCTTGCGCGCACCATCGTGCGCCGCGCCGAGCGCGAGACGGTCACGCTGTCGTGTACCGAAGCCGTGCGCCCGCAGGCGGTGCGTTATCTCAACCGCCTGTCGGACCTGCTGTTCGTGCTCGCGCGCGTGCTCGCACGTGCCAGCGGCCACGGCGAAGTCCTGTGGCGGCACGAACGCCGCGCACGGTGA
- the ubiH gene encoding 2-octaprenyl-6-methoxyphenyl hydroxylase — MNASHDVLVVGGGLVGASLAIALDRLDLDVGLVELAPPGSLPAVFDQRNLSLADATVNALTALDVMRHLRAPTGPIREIHASRKGDFGRVRMRAGDYGRQAFGQVVVARDFGEALEARLATLPRLQRYRPARFLGARADADGCAVRIEADDGECTLHARLLVGADGTRSGVRDALGIGVDQHDYRQTLLVARVRAARAPHGTAWERLTDHGPTALLPRGDGHYGLVHGVAADEADAVLALDDRAFLARVQDVLGWRAGRLLEVGARSAYPLQRVVARATVAPRAALVGNAAQTLHPIGAQGFNLGLRDALVLAEAIAAHRGDAGAPSVLETYAQRRQEDRERTLAFSDGLARLTSNPSTLARPLRSLGLLAIDGDSGLQARLAGGAMGYRGDVPALCRRSLP, encoded by the coding sequence ATGAATGCATCCCACGATGTCCTGGTGGTGGGGGGCGGCCTGGTCGGCGCCAGCCTCGCCATCGCCCTGGACCGGCTCGATCTCGATGTCGGCCTGGTCGAACTGGCACCACCCGGGTCGCTGCCGGCGGTGTTCGACCAGCGTAACCTCAGCCTCGCCGATGCCACCGTCAACGCGCTCACCGCGCTGGACGTGATGCGCCACCTGCGCGCACCGACCGGGCCGATCCGCGAGATCCATGCAAGCCGCAAGGGCGACTTCGGCCGCGTGCGGATGCGTGCCGGTGACTACGGGCGGCAGGCGTTCGGGCAGGTGGTGGTGGCGCGTGATTTCGGCGAGGCGCTGGAGGCCCGCCTGGCGACGCTGCCGCGGCTGCAGCGTTACCGGCCGGCGCGGTTCCTCGGCGCACGTGCCGACGCCGACGGCTGTGCGGTCCGCATCGAGGCCGACGATGGCGAATGCACGCTGCATGCGCGGCTGCTGGTCGGCGCCGACGGCACCCGCAGCGGCGTGCGCGACGCACTGGGCATCGGCGTCGACCAGCACGATTACCGGCAGACCCTGCTGGTTGCACGCGTGCGCGCCGCGCGGGCACCGCACGGGACCGCGTGGGAACGCCTGACCGACCACGGCCCGACCGCGCTGCTGCCGCGTGGTGATGGCCACTACGGGCTGGTTCACGGCGTGGCGGCCGACGAGGCCGATGCGGTGCTCGCGCTCGACGACCGCGCCTTCCTGGCGCGCGTGCAGGACGTGCTCGGCTGGCGTGCCGGGCGCCTGCTCGAGGTCGGCGCGCGGAGCGCCTATCCGCTGCAGCGCGTGGTGGCCAGGGCGACCGTCGCCCCGCGCGCCGCGCTGGTCGGCAACGCCGCGCAGACCCTGCATCCGATCGGCGCGCAGGGCTTCAACCTCGGCCTGCGCGATGCGCTGGTGCTGGCCGAGGCGATTGCCGCCCATCGCGGAGATGCCGGTGCGCCGTCGGTGCTGGAAACCTATGCGCAACGGCGCCAGGAGGACCGCGAACGCACGCTGGCCTTCTCCGACGGACTGGCACGACTGACCTCCAACCCGTCCACGCTGGCGCGTCCGCTGCGCAGCCTCGGCCTGCTCGCGATCGATGGCGACAGCGGCCTGCAGGC
- the lptD gene encoding LPS assembly protein LptD, with protein MRPALRLLPLPLCIAFSLSAMAAEERPEDWRLCPLEDAVPVFPDAPPPIGSSADREDMPTEIGGDALSGVYGEETRLRGNATLQRGDQFLATDSLDFNQETGQYVAEGSVRYQDSGMRIVAERLHGNQGTDTHEIENVRYQLIERRGNGGADRAELVGDVGSLYGSTYSTCPPGDRHWELRARQIDVDIESGWGTARGASLHLGRFPILYMPYFKFPVDDRRQTGLLYPAIGYSGRNGFDYAQPIYLNLAPNYDMTLEPRYMARRGVMLGTEFRYLTRNGGGLLNVEYLPSDKLTERDRQREIDEGIPEENRREDDRGMFHHSNSHRFNGTWHTSTNLNWISDPRYLEDMSNSLTSQSPVNLTSSTGIFGRGRYWDAGLMADYNLLSDYTLPEAVLPYNRLPRLFGNWEQPVMPWLVAGLSTDATRFEHTSDGRPGGSRFDAKPFVSVPLEGAAWFVRPTLAYRYTRYQLDQELADQIGARLGQPAERAPSRSLPIASVDAGLFFDRQTMFRGDSYVQTLEPRLFYLRTPYRNQDNLPVFDTGSMTFSWGQLFRDNRFSGADRQADANQMTVALTTRLIRESDGLEKLSASIGQIRYFDDLRVWLDPGTPPVESGESSWVAEGAYAINDRWNLNASYQWDPRDRRDDLVSIRSRYLIGDDGIVNLGYRYRRDLLEQADFSFLYPINASWSVVGRYYYSLQDRQLLEGIAGLQWDSCCVTVRLVGRRYVRNRLGEMNDAIQLEVELKGLSSLGANTEDRLRRAILGYYRDDLYLVPPSDLIGEPVETDPLP; from the coding sequence GTGCGCCCAGCCCTCCGACTGCTGCCCCTGCCGTTGTGCATCGCGTTCTCGCTCAGCGCCATGGCCGCCGAAGAGCGCCCCGAGGACTGGCGGCTGTGCCCGCTCGAGGATGCGGTACCGGTGTTCCCGGATGCACCGCCGCCGATCGGCAGTTCCGCCGACCGCGAGGACATGCCCACCGAGATCGGCGGCGACGCATTGTCGGGCGTGTACGGCGAGGAGACCCGGCTGCGCGGCAATGCGACGCTGCAACGTGGCGACCAGTTCCTGGCCACCGACAGCCTCGACTTCAACCAGGAGACCGGGCAGTACGTCGCCGAAGGCAGCGTGCGCTACCAGGATTCGGGCATGCGCATCGTCGCCGAGCGCCTGCACGGCAACCAGGGCACGGACACCCACGAGATCGAGAACGTCCGCTACCAGCTCATCGAGCGGCGCGGCAATGGCGGCGCCGACCGTGCCGAGCTGGTCGGCGACGTGGGCTCGCTGTACGGCTCGACCTATTCGACGTGCCCGCCGGGCGACCGCCACTGGGAGCTGCGCGCGCGGCAGATCGATGTCGACATCGAAAGCGGCTGGGGCACCGCGCGCGGCGCCTCGCTGCACCTGGGCCGGTTCCCGATCCTGTACATGCCGTACTTCAAGTTCCCGGTCGACGACCGCCGCCAGACCGGCCTGCTGTACCCGGCGATCGGTTACTCCGGCCGCAACGGCTTCGACTACGCACAGCCGATCTACCTCAACCTCGCGCCGAACTACGACATGACGCTGGAGCCGCGCTACATGGCGCGCCGCGGCGTCATGCTCGGCACCGAATTCCGCTACCTCACCCGGAACGGCGGCGGCCTGCTGAACGTCGAATACCTGCCGTCGGACAAGCTCACCGAGCGTGACCGCCAGCGCGAGATCGACGAGGGCATTCCGGAGGAGAACCGCCGCGAGGACGACCGCGGCATGTTCCACCACTCCAACAGCCACCGCTTCAACGGCACCTGGCACACCTCGACCAACCTCAACTGGATCAGCGACCCGCGCTACCTCGAGGACATGAGCAACAGCCTCACCTCGCAGTCGCCGGTGAACCTCACCAGCAGCACCGGCATCTTCGGCCGCGGGCGCTACTGGGACGCCGGCCTGATGGCCGACTACAACCTGCTGTCCGACTACACGCTGCCTGAGGCCGTCCTGCCCTACAACCGGCTGCCGCGCCTGTTCGGCAACTGGGAACAGCCGGTGATGCCGTGGCTGGTCGCCGGCCTCAGCACCGACGCCACGCGCTTCGAGCACACCAGCGATGGCCGACCCGGCGGCAGCCGCTTCGACGCGAAGCCCTTCGTGTCCGTGCCGCTCGAAGGCGCGGCGTGGTTCGTGCGGCCGACGCTTGCCTATCGCTACACGCGGTACCAGCTCGACCAGGAGCTCGCCGACCAGATCGGCGCACGCCTCGGCCAGCCGGCCGAGCGCGCGCCCAGCCGCAGCCTGCCCATCGCCAGCGTCGATGCCGGCCTGTTCTTCGACCGCCAGACGATGTTCCGTGGCGACAGCTATGTGCAGACGCTCGAGCCGCGGCTGTTCTACCTGCGCACGCCCTACCGCAACCAGGACAACCTGCCGGTCTTCGACACCGGCTCGATGACCTTCAGCTGGGGCCAGCTGTTCCGCGACAACCGCTTCTCCGGCGCCGACCGCCAGGCCGATGCCAACCAGATGACGGTGGCACTGACCACGCGCCTGATCCGCGAGTCCGACGGGCTGGAGAAGCTGTCGGCCAGCATCGGCCAGATCCGCTACTTCGACGACCTGCGGGTGTGGCTGGATCCGGGCACGCCGCCGGTGGAATCGGGCGAGTCGTCGTGGGTGGCCGAAGGTGCGTATGCCATCAACGACCGCTGGAACCTCAACGCGAGTTACCAGTGGGATCCGCGCGACCGCCGCGACGACCTGGTCAGCATCCGCTCGCGGTACCTGATCGGCGACGACGGCATCGTCAATCTCGGCTACCGCTACCGTCGCGACCTGCTCGAGCAGGCGGACTTTTCCTTCCTGTACCCGATCAACGCCTCCTGGAGCGTGGTCGGCCGCTATTACTACTCGCTGCAGGACCGCCAGCTGCTGGAAGGCATCGCCGGCCTGCAGTGGGACAGCTGCTGCGTGACCGTGCGCCTGGTGGGCCGTCGCTACGTGCGCAACCGCCTCGGCGAGATGAACGACGCCATCCAGCTGGAAGTTGAACTGAAGGGGCTGAGTTCGCTTGGCGCCAACACGGAGGACCGTTTACGCCGTGCTATTCTCGGCTATTACCGAGACGACCTCTATCTCGTCCCGCCGTCCGACCTGATCGGCGAGCCTGTCGAAACCGACCCCCTGCCATGA
- a CDS encoding histone deacetylase family protein: MNPAVFTHAACLGHDTGPGHPESSQRLGAVVQALRDALPDLDWREAPRASRGQLLRVHDEQLLEAILERAPATQVHLDPDTVLSPVSGEAALRAAGAGVAAVDAVMQGNVVTAFCAVRPPGHHATGGQAMGFCLFNNVAVAAAHAIDQHGLTRVAIVDFDVHHGNGTQAIFEADARVLYMSSHQIGLFPHSGGRRERGVGNIVNMPLPPGTGSRMFQEAWVERMLPELEAFRPQLVLVSAGFDAHWRDPLAQMELSADDFAWLTGELRAIASQHAAGRVVSTLEGGYDLQALRECAVAHVRALRDVPR, translated from the coding sequence GTGAACCCGGCGGTCTTTACGCACGCCGCCTGCCTCGGCCACGACACCGGCCCGGGCCATCCCGAGTCATCGCAACGCCTGGGGGCGGTCGTCCAGGCATTGCGCGACGCGCTGCCCGACCTCGACTGGCGCGAAGCGCCCCGCGCCAGCCGTGGCCAGCTGCTGCGCGTGCATGACGAGCAGCTGCTGGAGGCGATCCTCGAACGGGCGCCGGCCACGCAGGTGCATCTGGACCCCGACACCGTACTGTCGCCTGTCTCCGGCGAGGCCGCGTTGCGCGCTGCCGGCGCCGGCGTGGCCGCGGTGGATGCGGTCATGCAGGGCAATGTGGTGACGGCGTTCTGCGCGGTGCGCCCGCCGGGCCACCATGCCACCGGCGGCCAGGCGATGGGGTTCTGCCTGTTCAACAACGTGGCGGTGGCCGCCGCGCATGCGATCGACCAGCACGGCCTCACGCGGGTGGCGATCGTCGACTTCGACGTCCACCACGGCAATGGCACCCAGGCCATCTTCGAGGCCGATGCGCGCGTGCTCTACATGAGTTCGCACCAGATCGGGCTGTTCCCGCACAGCGGTGGCCGGCGCGAGCGCGGCGTGGGCAACATCGTCAACATGCCGCTGCCACCCGGCACCGGCAGCCGGATGTTCCAGGAGGCGTGGGTGGAGCGCATGCTGCCCGAGCTGGAAGCGTTCCGCCCGCAACTGGTGCTGGTGTCGGCGGGCTTCGATGCGCACTGGCGTGATCCGCTGGCGCAGATGGAGCTTTCCGCCGATGACTTCGCCTGGCTGACCGGCGAACTCCGCGCGATCGCCAGCCAGCACGCCGCCGGGCGCGTGGTCTCGACGCTCGAGGGCGGCTACGACCTGCAGGCACTGCGCGAGTGCGCGGTCGCCCACGTGCGCGCCTTGCGCGACGTCCCACGCTGA
- a CDS encoding peptidylprolyl isomerase — MNKTLLSLLAAALLAASPIHAQDIVPLERIAAVVDEDVILQSELDRAVANVLAQYAGRSDQLPPREILERQVLERLVLVRLQTARAGQMGVRVSDAEVDGAVGMIAQQNGFTPDQLRQQLAADGLSFDEFRSSLREELMVQRLRQRFAQTRIVVSDAEVDAALAGDAVNRQYQLAHILVALPDGATPEQITTAEEKIEGIKALVERGEMAFQAAAVRYSDSPNALEGGSLGWRSLDEIPTAFSGAVQSMQPGEVLGPMRGPSGFQLLQLVEVRDAQNAGSVTQYQARHILIRSGGDVSDEQARARAQTLRARAAGGADFAELARENTDDPSSRERGGDLGWFTIDQFGPDFGAQVAGIEDGAISEPFKTQAGWHIVQRVGTRQAAADNDNRRAQVREAIGQRKLEDEWNRFLREIRGEAYVDVRSAAAPAGTGG; from the coding sequence ATGAACAAGACCCTCCTGTCCCTGCTGGCGGCTGCACTGCTGGCTGCTTCCCCCATCCACGCGCAGGACATCGTGCCGCTCGAGCGCATCGCCGCCGTGGTGGACGAGGACGTCATCCTGCAGAGCGAACTCGACCGCGCGGTCGCCAACGTGCTCGCGCAGTACGCGGGCCGCAGCGACCAGCTGCCGCCGCGCGAGATCCTCGAGCGCCAGGTGCTGGAGCGGCTGGTGCTGGTGCGCCTGCAGACGGCCCGCGCCGGCCAGATGGGCGTGCGCGTCAGCGATGCCGAAGTGGACGGTGCGGTCGGCATGATCGCGCAGCAGAACGGCTTCACGCCCGACCAGTTGCGCCAGCAGCTCGCTGCCGACGGACTGTCGTTCGACGAGTTCCGCAGCTCGCTGCGCGAGGAACTGATGGTGCAGCGACTGCGCCAGCGCTTCGCGCAGACCCGCATCGTGGTCAGCGATGCCGAGGTCGACGCGGCGCTCGCCGGCGATGCGGTCAACCGCCAGTACCAGCTCGCGCACATCCTGGTCGCACTGCCCGATGGTGCGACGCCCGAGCAGATCACCACCGCCGAGGAAAAGATCGAGGGCATCAAGGCCCTCGTCGAGCGCGGCGAGATGGCGTTCCAGGCCGCGGCGGTCCGCTATTCCGACAGCCCCAACGCGCTCGAGGGCGGCAGCCTGGGCTGGCGCTCGCTCGACGAGATTCCCACCGCCTTCTCCGGCGCCGTGCAGTCGATGCAGCCCGGCGAGGTCCTCGGCCCGATGCGCGGCCCCAGCGGCTTCCAGCTGCTGCAGCTGGTGGAAGTGCGCGATGCGCAGAACGCCGGCAGCGTCACCCAGTACCAGGCGCGCCACATCCTGATCCGCAGCGGCGGTGACGTCAGCGACGAGCAGGCCCGCGCCCGCGCGCAGACCCTGCGTGCACGTGCTGCGGGTGGCGCCGACTTCGCCGAACTGGCCCGCGAGAACACCGACGATCCGTCCTCGCGCGAGCGTGGTGGCGACCTTGGCTGGTTCACCATCGACCAGTTCGGCCCGGACTTCGGCGCCCAGGTGGCCGGCATCGAGGACGGCGCGATCAGCGAGCCGTTCAAGACCCAGGCCGGCTGGCACATCGTGCAGCGCGTAGGCACCCGCCAGGCGGCGGCGGATAACGACAACCGTCGCGCCCAGGTGCGCGAGGCCATCGGCCAGCGCAAGCTGGAAGACGAGTGGAACCGCTTCCTGCGCGAGATCCGCGGCGAAGCCTATGTGGACGTGCGCAGCGCCGCCGCGCCGGCAGGCACCGGCGGCTGA